A part of Rhinoderma darwinii isolate aRhiDar2 chromosome 1, aRhiDar2.hap1, whole genome shotgun sequence genomic DNA contains:
- the ZNF518B gene encoding zinc finger protein 518B, whose protein sequence is MMNSMLQKQMLEKFNCEKCRFSTKDPNKYKNHVSLHNDIKYACSHCDFVSYTKTEFQRHLVTHTGKFPYTCGYCGYGAIRNDYIVKHIRRIHGDGKIQCSVSTVENESMKASINIMQTQVTAPNVQNILQNNPSLLTEDVIDLTTEVDSLGSSNNILVANGNNVPGQVEVEVISPADQQLYPWIPLTVVAPTSFRVPPNCIAQVVEVKPVNSACHLVLKCMNWFESSEPNRPVKTEPISGKKSSNPDIQSKSITENPVGPSSQECTVLRKDCKENTLNPSNSVGSTKENLHTNVTGSIDKTNEIINAIHDIAKDMFDDLEEFSGGPIISSVFSLSSDSQNTIEGIQWECPFISPNKSPENDIDATHSSLNPPASQEGTTTFDLALNQPMDIDESQKTVEKTVLQSEKESSEIKMDDLKQSTNPEIQLPLKSVPTDDQKIGSQPSVDHLKIRKVGRISDRLGKIETNNFIKPQKLFLSCDKRIVMQPLSCTMQNTNMTASQVGKVMEQLQALVKTRKEKVKRLVAPSVKSRAQPHLQTLRLQPVKVDQGTHLPRYNQPVVVLNHPDLESMETSHIMKSIRVFKGNITKITLSKQVCKKSV, encoded by the coding sequence ATGATGAATAGTATGCTACAAAAACAAATGTTAGAAAAGTTCAATtgtgaaaaatgcagattttccacaaaggACCCAAATAAGTACAAAAACCATGTGTCTCTTCACAATGACATTAAGTATGCATGCTCGCATTGTGACTTTGTGTCTTACACTAAAACGGAATTTCAAAGACACTTGGTGACACATACGGGGAAATTTCCTTACACCTGTGGCTACTGTGGCTATGGGGCCATAAGAAACGATTACATagtcaaacacatcagaagaattCATGGTGATGGCAAGATCCAGTGTTCTGTGAGCACTGTTGAAAACGAGTCCATGAAAGCATCAATTAATATAATGCAAACACAAGTGACTGCACCCAATGTACAGAACATCTTACAGAACAACCCTTCTTTATTAACTGAAGATGTAATAGATCTCACAACGGAAGTGGACAGTCTCGGCTCAAGTAACAATATTTTGGTTGCCAATGGAAATAACGTTCCTGGTCAGGTGGAAGTTGAAGTCATTTCACCAGCAGACCAACAACTATATCCATGGATACCATTAACTGTGGTTGCACCAACATCTTTTAGAGTACCCCCCAACTGTATTGCTCAGGTTGTGGAAGTGAAACCGGTCAACAGTGCGTGTCACTTGGTTTTAAAGTGTATGAATTGGTTTGAGTCGAGTGAGCCAAATCGTCCTGTTAAAACTGAAccgatttctggaaaaaaatcttCAAACCCTGACATCCAATCTAAAAGCATAACGGAAAACCCAGTTGGACCTTCATCGCAAGAATGTACAGTATTACGTAAGGACTGCAAAGAGAATACATTGAACCCATCAAATAGTGTTGGTTCAACTAAAGAGAACCTTCACACCAATGTGACCGGTTCAATTGATAAAACCAATGAAATAATTAATGCTATTCATGATATTGCCAAGGACATGTTTGATGATCTTGAGGAGTTTTCGGGAGGACCAATAATTTCATCAGTTTTTTCTCTAAGTTCTGACTCCCAAAACACCATTGAAGGTATACAATGGGAATGTCCATTCATCAGTCCAAACAAAAGTCCAGAAAATGATATTGATGCAACACACTCGTCTTTGAACCCACCTGCAAGCCAAGAAGGAACTACTACATTTGATTTGGCATTAAACCAGCCAATGGACATTGACGAATCTCAGAAGACTGTTGAAAAAACTGTTCTTCAAAGTGAAAAAGAGTCATCTGAAATTAAGATGGACGATTTGAAACAAAGCACTAATCCTGAAATACAATTGCCTCTTAAGTCAGTACCAACAGATGACCAGAAGATTGGGAGTCAACCATCTGTTgaccatctgaaaatcaggaaagtTGGGCGTATATCTGACCGTCTTGGCAAGATAGAAACAAACAACTTTATTAAGCCTCAGAAACTCTTTTTATCCTGTGACAAAAGAATTGTCATGCAGCCACTTTCGTGCACAATGCAGAATACTAATATGACTGCTTCTCAGGTAGGTAAAGTTATGGAACAACTTCAGGCCCTAGTTAAAACCAGAAAGGAGAAGGTTAAAAGACTTGTGGCTCCATCTGTGAAAAGCAGAGCCCAGCCACATCTGCAAACCCTCAGACTGCAACCTGTTAAGGTGGATCAGGGGACACACCTGCCACGCTACAATCAACCTGTAGTTGTATTGAATCATCCTGATCTGGAGTCAATGGAAACATCTCATATTATGAAATCAATCCGTGTGTTTAAGGGCAACATCACAAAAATAACTTTATCCAAGCAAGTGTGCAAGAAATCTGTATGA